Genomic window (Acropora muricata isolate sample 2 chromosome 11, ASM3666990v1, whole genome shotgun sequence):
AAACCTGCATTccgattggttgagctactactaggctacgTGTTATAGTCCACTAGTAAAGAAAAGCGACAGCTTTGAAAACCCATACAATGGTGGCTGAATTGCATTTTGTCAAGCTTTAACTAGTGAGAGATGTTTAGTGcctataaatattttttaatcaactagttgaattttactaaaacaattattcctcttgccctcgTGTCTCAAGCCCATTTGGCCTtgggcctcatgggctattagGAGCAGAGCACATGTGGGCTTGaggaattattgttaaatacACATTACAAATTATCCATTTAAAACTTCATTTCCCATGTTTCTATGTAACTGTAAATAAAGATAAATATATAAACAACCACTATttatagaccgtattcataaatagCGGCTAAGTAATAATTATCCTTTTCTGTTTATGCTAACgacatcctcactagcctcgttagcaggtacaaaattcaaaagaatttttgctttcaaattccCGTCGTGGATAATTCGAACTTCGACCGACCGCGAACTTGCTCCTTTAATAGTATTTTCACTCCACCGCTTTTAATCCATTTTACTAACGCTCGATCGAGAACACTCAACATCAGTAATCAGTCTTTACGCTACGGCGAAACTCAGTCTCATAATAATTCTATTCCCGAGAGAATGTTAGTAACATTTCGTTCGAAGTGCAACGGGACCAAATATGGCTTTgatgaatcaaatttctttacatttttaaacgttactttatcTACTAAGTTATATATTTGgacgaaaatatttttttgcaaaccTTTCTCTGTCATGATTTGCAGTACTTCACTTTCAGTTTCACTTATCTCTCGAAGATGCCGAGAGACCCGAAGAGGGGCAAAAATTGTCAATGTCCCAACACACGACCATTACACTGCTGAGTCTTCAACGAATTTTTAATTTCACGGCGCAAAGTAAAATACTTCGTCTGAGCCGATAACGAAAATGCACCGTCCTCAAGGTTAATACTGAGCTTGCGCGCGCCAGTCCTTTGGTGCATTTATCACGTCACCGTGACGAAAGAAAAATGCCGCCTCTAAGTGCAATTCATAGGAAGGACCAgtatttgaattttcaaatacgagaaaagaAAGCGAAGGGTGACGATACCAACTTCAGGAATTAGAACAAAGTGTTTTTAATTGCTGTTCAACTACCGTTCCTCGATTAGGATTTGGATGTTGCACTTTTTACTTACGATAACAAAATGAGCACAGGTTCATGCAAGACTAAAAAGGGTTAAGGCCAGTGAAGCAAGGAAACACTAGGCACGTTGACagtggcaaaaaaaaagaaaaaaaagaaacgagtTTGAAGCAGAAAATCTGATACATGCTGGTGTGTCCAAGATTTTCAAAGAATGTCAAACACGTTTTTACAAGTATCACAGATCTGGCAAAGGGAATCATGACTTCTTGGCCTCCTTGTCTTTGTCCTGAGCGTTCTTGTCTTTagtgtctttgtctttttctttgtccttatctttttctttgctcttttcttcctttttgccTGCTTCATCTCTCTCTGCATCTCTGTTAGCTACCTTATTATTGATCAAGTTGTGAAGAGCAATTACAGCTCGAACCAGAGAGGCTACATAAACTACTAACATCTGATCATTGCTTTTAATAGACAATGACTTGACAAACTCCTCCAATTTTAAATTTGGGAGCAAATTGAACACATCCTGAAGTTGGTAAACTATTGTGTGGTTGACAGGAAGCCTTCCAGTTGCTACTTTGTCGAGATAATCTCTTATATCCTGGAGACGGGAATTTAGACCTTTAAGTGACAGAAGTTGGTTTGTAATTCGTTGGGAAAGAGTTCCTGCTGTAAGATTCTTAATAtctctgaaaaacaaaacaaaaaacaaccacataaaaaacaaacaaagaaaaacaatcaacAATTGATTGgattcattttaaaatcaagGAAAGTCGCAAAAATTCATTAACATATGAATACTTGATGCCTGTGTGTTGCGCTTGCCAAACAAAAAGTATTGCATGGGTTACATCGGCAATTAATTTCCACGTGTGCATGAAGATTTGATATTACCTAAAAATTAACCCCATGTTTTTATTGAGAATATTATTAGAATTTATCTCAAGCTATAAACAtgtattttcaatttgattCAATTATTTAATGATTGAAACTTCAAACCATTATTACTGTCACAATGTCTAGGGGCCAGAGATGcttcaaataattaatttcaaattgcaTGTGCCTTTCAGCAGTTTAAAAAGATAAGCTTGTCTGTGTACCTGAGTAGATGCTCAACTCCAACCTCTTCTGCTTCTTCAGCACCAATCTCACTAGCAATGTGTTCGAAGGTTTTTGTTGTTGGAGTTCCATCCTGGAATGTAGAGGAATAAAGGAACATAGTTGTTGTAAAATAGATGTTTACAAAAATGTAAATAGTTGCCTGGAATGATTCATAACCCACAAGAGAGACACAAAAGAAATATTAATCCTAACAAAATAGCATATTTCTAAAAATgttataaacaattattatttgattctcataaAATTTAGTACTTTGCAGTAGTAGAAAAGCATGCTACAGCTGAAAAGCTGTACTGCAACGCACGTGCTGACGTCACCGCATGTGAGTTTGACTTCTCGTAACCGTAGAAGCAACTCGCCGTAGcaaatcttaaagtccctaataataataataataataataataataataataataatagtaataataatacactGAATCTAACATACATCATGTACTTCCTCCACTGCTACATATGCATCTGTTGGCAAGCCAAGGTCTTTTGGCTTTGCATCAATAATGACTAGAACCTAATATCAACAAAAGCATGAACAGGCAAAACAAATTATCCAAATACAGTATCTGTTTCAATAGTGGATCAGAAACATGGAATATTTTAGGCACTTTTTATCACGAAGTTTAGTATAGCTTTCAGTTACGAAGCAAGCAAAAGCTCAAGCGACATACACAGATGCCGAAACTTGTTGTTAACCCGATTCTTTTGTTCAATGGAAGGTTCTGATGACCAAAGCACTACGGGGCCTacatgtgaagtgatatatgaaatgtttcatatattgaactgcggatttgaaatcaagtgagctatgatcatcgcagttacgaacgcaatttaagcaattgcgtatagaagcctgaaaaagtcaggacttcaacagggtttgaaccgtgacatcgcgataccggtgcaacgctctaaccaactgagccatgaagccactgaccttgggagctggtcatttgtgagttctaatgagcccgtgtaga
Coding sequences:
- the LOC136890852 gene encoding 26S proteasome non-ATPase regulatory subunit 7-like translates to MPGPEEPITKVVVHPIVLLSVVDHFYRMGKVGNQKRVVGVLLGSRRKGVLDVANSFAVPFDEDDKDQTVWFLDHDYLENMYGMFKKVNARERIVGWYHTGPKLHQNDVKVNELIRRYCANSVLVIIDAKPKDLGLPTDAYVAVEEVHDDGTPTTKTFEHIASEIGAEEAEEVGVEHLLRDIKNLTAGTLSQRITNQLLSLKGLNSRLQDIRDYLDKVATGRLPVNHTIVYQLQDVFNLLPNLKLEEFVKSLSIKSNDQMLVVYVASLVRAVIALHNLINNKVANRDAERDEAGKKEEKSKEKDKDKEKDKDTKDKNAQDKDKEAKKS